From the Salarias fasciatus chromosome 16, fSalaFa1.1, whole genome shotgun sequence genome, one window contains:
- the me3 gene encoding NADP-dependent malic enzyme, mitochondrial yields MNSLPGRAALSLGRRAAAGGMGLLTGSPGHPPVAATGGRASLQAMRLCQSGPGRKGSVSTKKRGYDITRNPHLNKGMAFTLEERLQLGIHGLLPPCFLSQDVQVLRVMKSYETRSNPLDKYILLMTLQDRNEKLFYRLLTSDVEEFMPIVYTPTVGLACQQYGLAFRRPRGLFITIHDRGHIATMLNSWPEEDIKAIVVTDGERILGLGDLGSYGMGIPVGKLALYTACGGVRPQQCLPVLLDVGTDNQALLDDPLYIGLKHKRIRGKEYDDLIDEFMQAVTDKYGMNCLIQFEDFANSNAFRILNKYRNRYCTFNDDIQGTASVAVAGILAALKITKNKLLDHTFVFQGAGEAALGIAHLLIMAMAKEGLSKEEAARRIWMVDSKGLIVKGRSHLNHEKEEFAHEHPHLKTLDEVVSTIKPTAIIGVAAIAGAFTEKIIRDMASFNERPIIFALSNPTSKAECTAEQCYQLTEGRGIFASGSPFSKVTLADGRSFYPGQGNNAYVFPGVALGVIACGVRHISDDVFLTTAEAIADMVTEEHLAEGRLYPPLSTIREVSFKIAVKLVNYAYKHDMASVYPEPKDKEAFVLSHIYSPDYDSFTLDTYTWPQEAMNVQDV; encoded by the exons ATGAACTCCCTCCCGGGAAGAGCAGCCCTGTCTCTGGGCAGGCgcgcggcggcgggcggcaTGGGGCTCCTGACCGGCTCCCCGGGTCACCCtcccgtggcggcgacgggcgGCAGGGCCTCCCTCCAGGCTATGAGGCTGTGCCAGTCCGGGCCCGGCCGGAAGGGCAGCGTCAGCACCAAGAAGAGGGGCTACGACATCACCAGAAACCCCCACCTGAACAAG GGAATGGCGTTCACCCTGGAGGAGCGCCTGCAGCTGGGCATCCACGGCCTGCTGCCCCCCTGCTTCCTGTCCCAGGACGTGCAGGTGCTGCGCGTCATGAAGAGCTACGAAACGCGCTCCAACCCCCTGGACAA GTACATCCTGCTGATGACGCTGCAGGACCGGAACGAGAAGCTGTTCTACCGCCTGCTGACCTCGGACGTGGAGGAGTTCATGCCCATCGTGTACACGCCCACCGTGGGCCTGGCCTGCCAGCAGTACGGGCTGGCCTTCAGGAGACCGCG CGGACTTTTCATCACCATCCATGACCGGGGCCACATCGCCACCATGCTCAACTCCTGGCCCGAAGAGGACATCAAG GCCATCGTGGTCACCGACGGCGAGCGGATCCTGGGCCTGGGGGACCTGGGCAGCTACGGCATGGGGATCCCGGTGGGGAAGCTGGCTCTGTACACGGCCTGCGGGGGGGTCCGGCCGCAGCAGTGCCTCCCCGTACTGCTGGACGTCGGCACTGACAACCAG GCGCTCCTCGATGACCCTCTCTACATCGGCCTGAAGCACAAGAGGATCAGAGGGAAGGAGTACGACGACCTGATCGACGAGTTCATGCAGGCCGTCACCGACAA GTACGGCATGAACTGCCTGATCCAGTTTGAAGACTTCGCCAACAGCAACGCCTTCCGCATCCTCAACAAGTACAGGAATCGATACTGTACCTTCAACGACGACATCCAAG GCACGGCCTCGGTCGCCGTCGCCGGCATCCTGGCCGCTCTGAAGATCACCAAGAACAAGCTGTTGGACCACACCTTTGTGTTTCAGGGGGCAGGAGAG GCTGCTCTGGGCATCGCCCACCTGCTGATCATGGCCATGGCCAAAGAGGGGCTGTCGAAGGAAGAGGCTGCCAGGAGGATCTGGATGGTGGACTCCAAGGGCCTCATCGTCAAG GGGCGGAGCCACCTGAACCACGAGAAGGAGGAGTTTGCTCATGAGCACCCGCACCTGAAGACGCTGGACGAGGTGGTGAGCACCATCAAGCCCACCGCCATCATCG GCGTTGCCGCCATCGCCGGAGCCTTCACCGAGAAGATCATCAGAGACATGGCGTCCTTCAACGAGCGGCCGATCATCTTCGCCCTGAGCAACCCCACCAGCAAGGCGGAGTGCACGGCCGAGCAGTGCTACCAGCTGACGGAG GGCCGGGGCATCTTCGCCAGCGGCAGTCCGTTCAGTAAAGTGACGCTGGCGGACGGGCGCAGCTTTTACCCCGGGCAGGGGAACAACGCCTACGTCTTCCCCGGGGTCGCTCTGGGGGTCATCGCCTGCGGCGTGCGCCACATATCGGACGACGTCTTCCTCACCACTGCAGAG GCGATCGCCGACATGGTCACAGAGGAGCACCTGGCCGAGGGACGGCTTTACCCTCCTCTCAGCACCATCAGGGAGGTGTCCTTCAAGATCGCAGTCAAG ctggtcAACTATGCATACAAACACGACATGGCTTCGGTTTACCCCGAGCCCAAAGACAAGGAGGCGTTCGTTCTGTCGCACATCTACAGTCCCGATTACGACTCCTTCACTCTGGACACCTACACCTGGCCGCAGGAAGCCATGAACGTCCAGGACGTGTGA